One genomic region from Arthrobacter sp. YN encodes:
- a CDS encoding transglutaminase family protein, protein MTRLSIVHKTAYKYNRRVTLSYNEARMTPLTDGQQVVLESSLKVSPNQASVSTYRDYWGTRVTAFDMQMPHESLEVLATATVEVHRTERVAVEDDIVGWDVIASDKVQDEFSDWLPQSRLSGPGEEVLGIVPGVVEGKNPHEAALAVFAWMAGEMTYMKGTTGVTTNAEQAWSQRQGVCQDLAHLAIGALRCSGIPARYVSGYIHPRSSADIGETVAGQSHAWLEWWDGEWRSWDPTNHKPAGDYHVTVARGRDYRDVPPLKGILSGGGGSGLSVSVEITRLA, encoded by the coding sequence ATGACCCGGCTGAGCATCGTCCACAAGACGGCTTACAAGTACAACCGCCGCGTGACGTTGTCCTACAACGAGGCCCGGATGACGCCCCTCACCGACGGCCAGCAGGTGGTCCTCGAGTCCTCCCTGAAGGTCTCACCCAACCAAGCGTCCGTCAGCACCTACCGGGACTACTGGGGTACCAGGGTCACGGCATTCGATATGCAAATGCCGCATGAGAGCCTTGAGGTCCTCGCCACGGCCACCGTGGAAGTGCACCGCACCGAACGCGTGGCAGTCGAGGACGACATCGTCGGGTGGGACGTCATTGCTTCGGACAAGGTCCAGGACGAGTTCAGCGACTGGTTGCCCCAGTCCAGGCTCAGTGGCCCGGGCGAGGAAGTCCTGGGCATTGTTCCCGGTGTCGTCGAAGGGAAGAATCCCCACGAGGCAGCCTTGGCGGTGTTCGCCTGGATGGCCGGTGAAATGACCTATATGAAGGGCACCACCGGGGTGACCACGAATGCCGAACAGGCGTGGTCCCAGCGCCAGGGCGTGTGCCAGGACCTGGCACACTTGGCCATCGGGGCATTGCGCTGCAGCGGCATCCCTGCCCGCTACGTTTCGGGGTACATCCACCCGAGGTCCTCGGCCGACATTGGCGAAACCGTTGCGGGCCAGTCACATGCGTGGCTGGAATGGTGGGATGGGGAATGGCGCAGTTGGGACCCCACCAACCACAAGCCGGCAGGCGATTACCACGTCACGGTGGCGCGGGGCCGTGACTACCGCGATGTTCCCCCGCTGAAGGGCATCCTGTCCGGTGGCGGCGGCTCGGGACTCTCCGTTTCGGTGGAGATCACGCGCCTCGCGTAG
- a CDS encoding lipoate--protein ligase family protein codes for MDSMTSSPEQPPPINDADNRLHGEYKVPGGKLVVVDLDVVAGRFANVSLSGDFFLEPDEALQAINTALTGLPDSSTAADIAAAVTAGLPRDTVLFGFSTEAVAVTVRRALAKATSWADHQWEVIPPSVLPTQVNVALDEVLTEEVGAGLRNPTLRFWDWEEPSVVIGSFQSVRNEVDPEGVARHGITVVRRISGGGAMFMEAGNCITYSLYLPQTLVDGISFADSYAFLDAWVMAALEKLGITAFYVPLNDIATEQGKIGGAAQKRLANGGMLHHVTMSYDIDADKMVDVLRIGKEKLSDKGTRSAKKRVDPLRRQTGLARAAILAAMQEVFVERYGAEESRLTEAELGEAKKRVEAKFGTDEWLNRVP; via the coding sequence ATGGACAGCATGACTTCCAGCCCTGAGCAGCCACCCCCCATCAACGACGCCGACAACCGCCTTCACGGCGAATATAAAGTACCCGGCGGCAAACTGGTGGTGGTCGACCTGGACGTCGTGGCAGGAAGGTTCGCCAACGTCTCCCTGAGCGGTGACTTCTTCCTGGAACCGGACGAGGCCCTGCAGGCCATCAACACGGCACTCACCGGACTTCCGGACAGCTCAACGGCAGCAGACATCGCCGCAGCCGTCACCGCGGGGCTGCCCAGGGATACCGTTCTGTTCGGGTTCTCCACAGAAGCCGTAGCTGTCACCGTCCGCCGTGCGCTGGCCAAAGCCACAAGCTGGGCCGACCACCAATGGGAAGTCATCCCACCGTCCGTCCTGCCCACCCAGGTGAACGTCGCCCTGGACGAGGTCCTCACGGAGGAGGTAGGTGCAGGACTGCGCAATCCTACGCTGCGCTTCTGGGATTGGGAGGAACCATCCGTGGTGATCGGCAGCTTCCAGTCGGTACGCAACGAGGTGGACCCGGAGGGTGTAGCCCGCCACGGCATCACGGTGGTGCGACGCATCAGCGGTGGCGGCGCCATGTTCATGGAAGCCGGCAATTGCATCACCTATTCGCTCTACCTGCCACAGACCTTGGTGGACGGCATCAGTTTTGCCGACTCCTACGCGTTTCTGGATGCCTGGGTGATGGCAGCCTTGGAGAAACTGGGTATCACGGCTTTCTACGTTCCCCTCAATGACATCGCAACCGAACAAGGCAAGATCGGGGGCGCAGCACAGAAGCGCCTCGCGAACGGTGGCATGCTGCACCACGTCACCATGAGCTACGACATCGATGCCGACAAGATGGTGGATGTTCTCCGCATCGGCAAGGAAAAACTCTCGGACAAGGGGACACGGAGCGCCAAGAAGCGTGTTGATCCGCTGCGACGCCAGACGGGCCTCGCCCGTGCGGCCATCCTCGCGGCCATGCAAGAGGTCTTCGTGGAACGCTATGGCGCTGAGGAGTCCCGCCTCACCGAGGCCGAGCTCGGTGAGGCGAAGAAACGCGTGGAGGCCAAGTTCGGCACCGACGAATGGTTGAACCGGGTTCCGTAG
- a CDS encoding SDR family NAD(P)-dependent oxidoreductase yields the protein MSSTDLTPEEIQACLKVLTTIHVYDEEHPDYVAVRRATGKMFKAVKRHRRVTKRDSIAEADRAVIALTATAAPDRIDDETRGNKLAPSATGEVAGHLIRSRPCYICKKHYTQVDAFYHQLCPECAAFSHSKRDARTDLTGRRALLTGGRAKIGMYIALRLLRDGAHTTITTRFPKDAARRFAAMEDSSEWLHRLRIVGIDLRDPAQVMALTDSLNEAGPLDIIINNAAQTVRRSGNAYKPLVDAEDEPLPAALDAANGGPELVTFGHAHDKHPLALASSVTEHPVLAGDAITSLALSTGSASLERIESGTAIDAGGLVPDLASINSWTQVVDEVDPLEMLEVQLCNVTAPFLLVSRLREAMKRSTAHRKYIVNVSAMEGQFSRAYKGPGHPHTNMAKAALNMMTRTSAQEMLDSDGILMTAVDTGWITDERPHYTKVRLMEEGFHAPLDLVDGAARVYDPIVMGEKGEDQYGVFLKDYKPSPW from the coding sequence ATGAGCTCCACCGATCTGACGCCTGAAGAGATCCAGGCCTGCCTCAAGGTTCTGACCACGATCCACGTCTATGACGAGGAGCACCCGGACTACGTTGCAGTCCGCCGTGCCACCGGCAAGATGTTCAAAGCCGTCAAACGCCACCGCCGGGTCACCAAGCGTGACTCCATCGCCGAGGCTGACCGGGCCGTCATCGCCCTGACGGCCACCGCCGCCCCGGACCGCATTGACGACGAAACCCGCGGCAATAAGCTTGCACCCTCCGCCACCGGCGAGGTGGCCGGCCACCTCATCCGCTCGCGTCCCTGCTACATCTGCAAGAAGCACTACACGCAGGTTGATGCCTTCTACCACCAGCTCTGCCCTGAATGCGCTGCCTTCAGCCACAGCAAGCGCGATGCCCGCACCGACCTCACGGGACGCAGGGCCTTATTGACCGGCGGACGCGCCAAGATCGGCATGTACATCGCGCTGCGCCTGCTCAGGGATGGCGCCCACACCACCATCACCACCCGCTTCCCCAAGGACGCGGCCCGTCGTTTTGCCGCCATGGAAGACAGCAGCGAGTGGCTGCACCGGCTGCGGATCGTGGGCATTGACCTCCGTGACCCGGCACAGGTCATGGCTCTGACGGACTCCCTCAACGAGGCTGGCCCGCTGGACATCATCATCAACAACGCAGCCCAGACCGTTCGGCGCTCCGGCAATGCGTACAAGCCCTTGGTTGACGCAGAGGACGAGCCGTTGCCTGCCGCCCTGGACGCTGCCAACGGTGGCCCCGAGTTGGTCACGTTCGGCCATGCCCATGACAAACACCCCTTGGCCCTGGCCAGCAGCGTTACCGAGCACCCCGTCCTGGCCGGCGATGCGATCACCTCCCTGGCACTCTCCACCGGGTCCGCGTCTCTGGAACGGATCGAGTCGGGAACGGCGATCGATGCCGGCGGCTTGGTCCCGGACCTCGCCTCAATCAACAGCTGGACCCAGGTGGTGGACGAGGTGGATCCCTTGGAGATGCTTGAAGTCCAGCTGTGCAACGTCACGGCACCCTTCCTGCTGGTGAGCCGCCTTCGGGAAGCCATGAAGCGGTCAACGGCCCACAGGAAGTACATCGTCAACGTCTCGGCCATGGAGGGGCAGTTCTCCCGCGCCTACAAGGGCCCCGGACACCCCCACACCAACATGGCCAAGGCCGCCTTGAACATGATGACCCGGACCAGCGCCCAGGAAATGCTGGACTCCGATGGCATCCTTATGACCGCCGTGGATACAGGCTGGATCACCGACGAACGTCCGCATTACACCAAGGTCCGGCTCATGGAAGAAGGCTTCCACGCACCGTTGGATCTGGTGGATGGCGCCGCTAGAGTTTACGACCCCATCGTGATGGGCGAAAAGGGCGAGGACCAGTACGGTGTCTTCCTGAAGGATTACAAGCCCTCGCCCTGGTAG
- a CDS encoding circularly permuted type 2 ATP-grasp protein, with translation MSDLFQDYSEAAARSGAYDEMFAPGHVARKSYGQVSGALRELSLADVTARADSMARTFLDRGVTFDYAGEERPFPLDIVPRVIPADEWNVLERGVAQRVKALEAFLNDVYGRMAVVTDGVIPRQLVTTSAHFHRAVHGFEPSGGVRVHVSGIDVVRDAAGTFRVLEDNVRVPSGVSYVLENRRAMAKGLPEAFGQQHIRPVEEYPRRLLSALRKTAPAGVDDPTVVVLTPGVFNSAYFEHTLLAGLMGVELVEGRDLICRGNRVYMRTTAGEQRVDVIYKRIDDDFLDPLQFRSDSMLGCPGLVNAARAGGVTIANAVGNGVADDKLVYSYVPDLIRYYLHEEPIIANVDTFRLEEKEAREHVLDRLDELVVKPVDGSGGKGLVIGPDATKDELDALRKRVIADPRGWIAQPVLQLSTVPTLSGDKFGPRHVDLRPFAVNDGDDVWVLPGGLTRVALKEGSLIVNSSQGGGSKDTWVLADSPKLPAEVIPRQSVTVREQVSVWPVESNWRDRQTEQQQ, from the coding sequence ATGTCTGACCTATTCCAGGATTACTCCGAGGCCGCTGCGCGCAGCGGCGCCTATGACGAGATGTTTGCCCCCGGCCACGTTGCCAGAAAATCCTACGGTCAGGTTTCCGGCGCCTTGCGGGAGCTGTCCCTGGCCGATGTGACAGCCCGGGCCGACTCCATGGCGCGCACGTTCCTGGACCGCGGCGTCACCTTCGACTACGCGGGGGAGGAGCGCCCGTTCCCGCTGGACATCGTTCCCCGCGTTATCCCTGCCGACGAATGGAATGTCCTGGAACGCGGGGTAGCGCAGCGGGTCAAAGCACTGGAGGCTTTCCTCAACGACGTCTACGGACGGATGGCGGTAGTCACCGATGGCGTGATCCCCCGGCAGCTCGTCACCACCAGCGCCCACTTCCACCGGGCAGTCCATGGATTCGAACCATCCGGCGGTGTGCGTGTCCACGTCTCGGGCATCGACGTCGTCCGTGACGCTGCCGGGACCTTCAGGGTGCTTGAGGACAACGTCCGTGTTCCCTCCGGCGTCAGCTACGTTCTGGAGAATCGCCGGGCCATGGCCAAGGGCCTTCCAGAGGCTTTTGGCCAGCAACACATCCGTCCCGTGGAGGAATATCCCCGGCGGCTTCTTTCAGCACTCCGTAAGACTGCTCCGGCGGGCGTGGACGATCCCACGGTAGTTGTCCTGACGCCGGGCGTGTTCAACAGCGCCTACTTTGAGCACACGCTCCTTGCCGGCCTCATGGGCGTGGAACTGGTGGAAGGCCGCGACCTCATTTGCCGCGGCAACCGCGTCTACATGCGGACCACTGCGGGCGAACAGCGCGTGGACGTCATCTACAAGCGCATCGATGACGACTTCCTGGATCCGCTCCAATTCCGTTCCGATTCCATGCTGGGTTGCCCGGGCCTGGTCAATGCCGCACGCGCCGGGGGAGTGACGATAGCCAACGCCGTAGGCAACGGCGTAGCTGATGACAAGCTCGTGTACAGTTACGTGCCTGACTTGATCCGGTACTACCTTCACGAAGAGCCGATCATCGCCAACGTTGACACTTTCCGGCTTGAGGAAAAGGAAGCCAGGGAGCATGTGCTGGACCGCCTTGACGAACTGGTGGTGAAGCCCGTGGACGGCTCAGGGGGCAAGGGACTGGTCATTGGACCTGATGCCACGAAGGACGAGCTCGATGCCCTGCGCAAGCGGGTTATTGCCGATCCCCGCGGATGGATCGCCCAGCCTGTCCTGCAGCTGTCAACCGTGCCGACGCTTTCCGGGGACAAATTCGGACCCCGCCACGTTGACCTCCGGCCCTTCGCAGTCAACGACGGCGACGACGTCTGGGTCCTCCCCGGTGGACTGACCAGGGTGGCACTCAAGGAAGGTTCCTTGATAGTGAACTCCAGCCAGGGCGGCGGTTCCAAGGACACCTGGGTATTGGCCGACTCGCCGAAGCTCCCCGCCGAGGTCATCCCACGCCAGTCCGTCACCGTCCGTGAACAGGTATCTGTGTGGCCCGTGGAAAGCAATTGGCGTGACCGCCAAACGGAGCAGCAACAGTGA
- a CDS encoding type B 50S ribosomal protein L31, with amino-acid sequence MKSDIHPKYEAVVFNDLASGTQFLTKSTVSSSKTIEWEDGNTYPVIDVEISSESHPFYTGKQRIMDSAGRVERFNARFKGFGGTK; translated from the coding sequence ATGAAGTCTGATATCCACCCGAAGTACGAAGCTGTTGTTTTCAACGACCTGGCTTCCGGTACGCAGTTCCTGACCAAGTCCACCGTGTCTTCCTCGAAGACCATCGAGTGGGAAGACGGAAACACCTACCCGGTTATCGACGTCGAAATCTCTTCGGAGTCCCACCCGTTCTACACGGGCAAGCAGCGCATCATGGACTCCGCTGGCCGCGTCGAGCGCTTCAACGCCCGCTTCAAGGGCTTCGGCGGCACGAAGTAA
- a CDS encoding alpha-E domain-containing protein produces MLSRIAESLFWIGRYVERADGTSRILDVHLERLNHLPLEEQRSVARELLAVMGAKPQSEDFGLPELLHALAYDKQSASSIAGSLGAARENARRARETVSQSLWESLNTTYYGLNQHRKDVVGTYRFCNWVLERTAMVRGLADTTVSHDESWLFMVLGRSLERADMTARMLSTRDVQSAGMSWVNMLRCAGAYESFIRTRRAAFGDQHAAEFLLLDRLFPRSIVYALRDADDCLAKLDPSAQRVGFINDARRIVGQARTFLEFHRTDDLMSELPEHMERVQKAVTQASDAISRKYFNQADEHAWVGEVS; encoded by the coding sequence ATGCTGAGCCGTATTGCTGAGTCTCTCTTTTGGATCGGACGCTACGTAGAACGCGCCGATGGCACGTCCAGAATCCTGGACGTTCACCTCGAACGACTGAACCACCTGCCCCTCGAGGAGCAGCGGAGCGTAGCCCGGGAACTCCTTGCCGTGATGGGTGCCAAGCCCCAGAGCGAGGACTTCGGACTTCCTGAACTCCTGCATGCCCTGGCGTATGACAAGCAGAGCGCGTCTTCCATTGCCGGTTCCCTGGGGGCTGCACGCGAGAATGCGCGGCGTGCCCGGGAAACTGTCTCGCAGTCCCTCTGGGAAAGCCTCAACACCACCTATTACGGCCTCAACCAGCATCGCAAGGACGTGGTGGGAACCTACCGTTTCTGCAACTGGGTCCTGGAACGGACAGCAATGGTTCGCGGTCTTGCGGACACCACCGTCAGCCATGACGAGAGCTGGTTGTTCATGGTGTTGGGCCGTTCCCTGGAGCGGGCGGACATGACTGCCCGCATGCTCTCAACGCGCGATGTCCAGTCTGCAGGAATGTCGTGGGTCAACATGCTCCGGTGCGCCGGCGCCTATGAGTCGTTCATCCGTACGCGCAGGGCTGCCTTCGGCGACCAGCACGCCGCGGAGTTCCTGCTGCTGGACCGCTTGTTCCCGCGGTCCATCGTCTACGCCCTGCGCGATGCCGATGATTGCCTCGCGAAACTGGACCCGTCAGCCCAGCGTGTGGGCTTCATCAACGATGCCCGGCGCATTGTTGGCCAGGCCCGAACGTTCCTCGAGTTCCACCGCACAGACGACCTCATGTCCGAGCTGCCCGAGCACATGGAACGTGTGCAGAAGGCCGTGACGCAGGCGTCCGATGCGATTTCCCGTAAGTACTTCAATCAGGCTGATGAGCACGCCTGGGTGGGAGAAGTTTCATGA
- a CDS encoding YeiH family protein, with protein sequence MPFNSLAPQLSRLGPGLVLSIAATGLAFAIHAVFPAVPAMTLAVALGLLSANIPGTAVLTAGRARPGLDFAGKHLMRAGIVLLGLKVSMGDVLGLGWVALLLIAGVVLVSFAGTYGLARLLRLPREAALLIATGFSICGASAIGAMAAVRRIRHQDTVLPVALVTLCGTLAIGVLPLLMHPLGLSPEQFGAWTGASVHDVGQVVATAQTAGASALAIAVVVKLTRVVLLAPIAATAGLHQRILHVRERATGAAGMESRFPPIVPLFVVGFLALVAVRSLGWAPPVALEIAAAVQDILLATALFGLGSAVRIRTLIHTGGRAVLVALGSWLLIASLGLGAALIMIR encoded by the coding sequence ATGCCCTTCAACAGTCTTGCGCCCCAGCTGTCCCGGCTGGGGCCCGGGTTGGTCCTGAGCATCGCCGCTACGGGTCTTGCCTTCGCAATCCACGCCGTGTTTCCGGCAGTTCCGGCCATGACGCTCGCTGTTGCCTTGGGCTTGCTCTCAGCAAATATACCGGGGACGGCTGTCCTGACGGCGGGGCGCGCCCGTCCGGGGCTCGACTTCGCGGGGAAACACCTCATGCGTGCAGGCATCGTCCTGCTGGGACTCAAGGTCAGCATGGGCGATGTCCTTGGACTTGGTTGGGTGGCACTGCTGCTGATCGCCGGGGTGGTCCTGGTGAGCTTCGCAGGAACGTATGGCCTGGCCCGCTTGTTGCGTCTCCCTCGCGAGGCGGCGCTGTTGATTGCCACAGGCTTTTCCATCTGTGGTGCTTCGGCGATCGGGGCCATGGCTGCAGTGCGGCGGATCAGGCACCAAGACACTGTCCTGCCAGTAGCGCTGGTAACCCTCTGCGGCACGTTGGCCATTGGCGTGCTTCCACTGCTCATGCACCCCCTGGGCCTCAGCCCTGAGCAGTTCGGTGCATGGACAGGCGCCTCCGTCCATGACGTTGGCCAGGTGGTGGCCACCGCCCAAACCGCCGGGGCCTCGGCGTTGGCGATCGCCGTCGTCGTGAAATTGACCAGGGTTGTCCTGCTGGCGCCGATAGCGGCCACCGCGGGGCTTCATCAGCGGATCCTCCATGTCCGGGAACGCGCCACTGGAGCGGCCGGAATGGAGAGCAGGTTTCCGCCGATTGTCCCTCTGTTCGTGGTGGGCTTCCTCGCGTTGGTGGCCGTACGGTCCTTGGGCTGGGCGCCGCCAGTGGCCTTGGAGATCGCGGCAGCGGTCCAGGACATTCTGCTGGCGACGGCGCTCTTCGGATTGGGCTCGGCCGTGCGCATAAGGACCCTGATCCACACCGGAGGGCGCGCTGTTCTGGTGGCCCTGGGCTCCTGGCTGCTCATCGCATCGCTGGGCCTGGGCGCCGCGTTGATCATGATTAGATAG
- the pepN gene encoding aminopeptidase N, which translates to MSNHNLSRDEAATRSALITTHSYDVTLDVRDAEDPAVSGYPSISTITFSAEPGSATFLDFIHGGVQSVVLNGQELDVGSVVDRDRIILEGLAADNTVTVTGTGLYSRSGEGMHRFVDPADGQCYLYTQYEPADSRRVFANFEQPDLKAEFTFHVIAPAGWEVASNGVEELRTPEAGDTRAARWDFATTQRMSTYITTVLAGPYFKATDHWGTTLDDDTRLDVPLALFCRASLADSFDADELFRLTKSGLAFFNDLFDYPYPWGKYDQAFVPEYNLGAMENPGLVTFTEKYVYASRATDAQYQARANTLMHEMAHMWFGDLVTMNWWDDLWLKESFADYMGTLGVDRATDWDTAWVNFANKRKAWAYVQDQLPTTHPIVADIPDLEAAKQNFDGITYAKGASVLKQLVAYVGFDAFIAGSRQYFRDHAFGNTSLQDLLRALSTASGRDLGDWARQWLQTSGISTISAEIVDDGGVLGAVTLRQDAIDPITGHQELRPHRLRLGLYDADASGRLVRSESHEVDVTGPSTLVPELNGKRRPALLLVNDDDLSYAKVRLDPGSEHTVRTSLDKITDPMARALCWTALWDSARDGVTPAVRYVAAVEQFASSETGIGVLLNVLGNASGAIERYVPAAAREGVRKDFLAVVSARMKAAAPGSDQQLAWARTLADVSRHGDAELPLLRGILEGSIVIDGLAVDAELRWSFWQALSAQGQASRAELDRELQADKTASGREGHALASAAAPDASVKAAAWDSTVNSTGLSNEILGATITGFATAPGFLLEPYVERYFDCLEQVWAERSIEIAGRIVRGLFPGAQDLTEGMQPAHHPVVVRTDDWLKTHADAPRALRRIVVEQRSHLMRSLTAQAAVA; encoded by the coding sequence GTGTCGAATCACAATCTATCGCGCGATGAAGCCGCTACCCGTTCAGCCCTGATCACCACCCACAGCTACGATGTCACCCTCGATGTCCGCGACGCGGAAGATCCCGCCGTCTCCGGTTACCCGAGTATCAGCACCATCACCTTTTCCGCTGAGCCAGGCTCTGCCACCTTCCTGGATTTCATCCATGGCGGCGTGCAGTCCGTGGTGCTGAACGGCCAGGAATTGGATGTCGGATCGGTGGTGGACCGCGACAGGATCATCCTGGAGGGGCTTGCGGCCGACAACACGGTCACGGTAACCGGGACAGGGCTTTACAGCCGCTCCGGCGAGGGCATGCACCGCTTTGTTGATCCTGCCGATGGCCAGTGCTACCTCTACACCCAGTACGAACCTGCGGACAGCCGCCGCGTCTTCGCCAACTTCGAACAGCCGGACCTCAAAGCCGAGTTTACGTTCCACGTGATCGCTCCGGCAGGCTGGGAAGTCGCGTCCAATGGAGTGGAGGAACTGCGGACACCGGAGGCCGGTGACACCCGCGCCGCGCGCTGGGATTTCGCCACCACCCAACGCATGTCCACGTACATCACCACCGTGCTGGCGGGGCCCTACTTCAAGGCAACGGATCACTGGGGAACAACGCTCGACGACGACACCCGCCTTGACGTGCCGCTGGCACTATTCTGCCGGGCCTCCTTGGCGGACTCCTTCGATGCCGATGAACTGTTCCGGTTGACCAAGAGCGGGCTGGCCTTCTTCAACGACCTGTTCGACTACCCCTACCCGTGGGGTAAGTATGACCAGGCCTTCGTGCCCGAATACAACCTCGGAGCCATGGAAAATCCCGGGCTGGTCACTTTCACGGAAAAGTATGTGTACGCCTCCCGCGCCACCGATGCCCAGTACCAGGCCCGCGCCAACACCTTGATGCACGAGATGGCCCACATGTGGTTCGGCGACCTCGTGACCATGAACTGGTGGGACGACCTCTGGCTCAAGGAGTCGTTCGCCGACTATATGGGGACACTTGGCGTGGACCGTGCCACCGATTGGGACACCGCATGGGTGAACTTCGCCAACAAGCGTAAAGCCTGGGCTTATGTCCAGGACCAACTGCCCACCACGCACCCGATTGTGGCCGACATCCCGGACCTTGAAGCAGCCAAGCAGAACTTTGACGGGATCACCTATGCCAAGGGAGCCTCGGTCCTGAAGCAACTGGTGGCCTACGTTGGCTTTGATGCTTTCATCGCCGGCTCCCGTCAGTACTTCCGGGACCATGCGTTCGGCAATACCTCCCTCCAGGATCTCCTCCGCGCACTCAGTACCGCTTCAGGAAGGGACCTTGGAGACTGGGCCCGTCAATGGCTTCAGACGTCCGGCATCTCCACCATTTCGGCGGAGATCGTGGACGACGGCGGCGTTCTTGGCGCCGTGACGCTCCGGCAGGATGCCATCGACCCCATCACGGGACATCAGGAACTCCGCCCGCACCGGTTGCGGTTGGGTCTGTACGACGCTGATGCTTCGGGCCGGCTCGTCCGGTCCGAAAGCCATGAGGTGGATGTGACAGGGCCCAGCACCTTGGTGCCCGAGCTGAACGGCAAGCGCCGTCCTGCCTTGCTGCTGGTCAACGACGACGACCTGAGCTACGCCAAGGTCCGCCTGGATCCAGGTTCCGAACACACTGTCCGGACGTCGCTCGATAAAATCACCGATCCCATGGCCCGCGCCCTGTGCTGGACCGCATTGTGGGATTCTGCCCGGGACGGTGTGACGCCCGCCGTGCGCTACGTGGCCGCCGTGGAGCAGTTTGCGTCCTCGGAGACCGGCATTGGGGTCCTGTTGAACGTGCTTGGCAATGCCTCCGGCGCCATTGAACGCTATGTTCCGGCGGCAGCCCGTGAAGGGGTACGCAAAGATTTCCTCGCAGTAGTGTCGGCCAGGATGAAGGCAGCGGCCCCCGGCTCCGACCAGCAGCTGGCATGGGCCAGGACCTTGGCTGACGTGTCCCGGCATGGGGACGCTGAACTTCCTTTGCTGCGTGGAATCTTGGAAGGCAGCATTGTCATTGACGGACTTGCGGTCGACGCAGAACTGCGGTGGAGCTTTTGGCAAGCCCTGTCCGCCCAAGGCCAGGCGTCACGTGCCGAATTGGACCGGGAACTGCAGGCCGATAAGACAGCGTCCGGCAGGGAGGGCCATGCCCTGGCTTCGGCCGCCGCGCCGGATGCCTCAGTCAAGGCAGCTGCGTGGGACTCCACGGTTAACAGCACCGGACTGTCCAACGAGATTCTGGGCGCAACAATCACGGGCTTCGCCACGGCTCCGGGGTTCTTGCTGGAGCCGTATGTGGAACGCTACTTCGACTGCCTCGAGCAGGTATGGGCGGAACGCAGCATCGAGATCGCCGGCAGGATTGTGCGCGGTTTGTTCCCGGGCGCCCAGGACCTGACTGAGGGCATGCAGCCCGCCCACCACCCGGTGGTGGTGCGGACAGATGATTGGCTGAAGACGCACGCTGACGCTCCCCGCGCACTGCGCCGGATAGTCGTCGAGCAGCGAAGCCACTTGATGCGGTCACTTACGGCACAAGCCGCCGTGGCGTAG